A stretch of Bacteroidia bacterium DNA encodes these proteins:
- a CDS encoding 3'-5' exonuclease → MPLKLHRPIAFFDLETTGTSVGSDRIVEISILKIFPNGNQESKTMRINPEMPIPPGSSAIHGIYDADVKDSPTFKEVAGNLLNFLDNCDFAGYNSNSFDIPLLTEEFMRVGMDFDPKTRRFVDVQNIFHKKEQRTLSAAYKFYCDKDLTNAHSAEADIMATWEVLEAQLAKYTDLQQDVAWLAEYSQKHKSADLMGRIIYNEKGEEIFNFGKHKGKTVESVLKSEPSYYDWMMQGDFPQYTKRVLTSIRLRGLGK, encoded by the coding sequence ATGCCATTAAAGTTACATCGCCCAATTGCATTCTTTGACCTGGAAACCACTGGAACGAGTGTTGGTTCAGACCGAATTGTTGAAATTTCCATTTTGAAAATATTTCCGAATGGTAACCAAGAAAGCAAAACCATGCGCATTAATCCTGAAATGCCAATCCCTCCGGGCTCGAGTGCAATTCATGGCATTTACGATGCCGATGTAAAGGATAGTCCAACCTTTAAAGAGGTGGCAGGCAACTTGTTGAATTTTTTGGACAACTGTGATTTTGCAGGTTACAACTCCAACAGTTTCGATATCCCATTGCTAACCGAGGAATTTATGCGTGTTGGTATGGATTTCGACCCAAAAACCCGTCGATTTGTAGATGTGCAAAATATCTTTCATAAAAAGGAACAGCGCACCTTATCTGCCGCTTATAAATTTTATTGCGATAAAGATTTAACCAATGCCCACTCTGCAGAAGCCGATATTATGGCAACGTGGGAAGTATTAGAAGCTCAATTGGCTAAATACACCGATTTGCAGCAAGATGTAGCCTGGCTTGCAGAATACTCTCAAAAGCACAAATCGGCCGACCTGATGGGAAGAATCATTTACAACGAAAAAGGTGAAGAAATTTTTAACTTCGGAAAGCACAAAGGCAAAACAGTTGAAAGTGTATTGAAATCAGAACCCAGTTACTACGATTGGATGATGCAAGGCGACTTTCCGCAATATACCAAACGTGTACTGACATCCATTCGACTACGAGGTTTAGGAAAATAA